The Primulina tabacum isolate GXHZ01 chromosome 1, ASM2559414v2, whole genome shotgun sequence genome contains the following window.
AATGAAAATAAATCACCTTCATTATCTTAGAACCATCAAGCCTGTATCTCGTGCGCTTCCCCACAATCTCAGCAGGATAAACTATGTCCTCGAGAATGGCTTCATGCACACTAGTAAGAGTGCGGGTACGAGGCCTTTGAACGGCAGAACCCTTCTTAGGAGGGCGCAAAATCCTCCTCGTAGTAATAAGGACAACTTCCTGAGAGAGCGAGACTAATTAAGTGGCTGAATGCAAACACTGTCAAATAAATAATCCATTGTTTAAATCAGAAATAGTTTTTGTGGTAACAAAATTTCTGCAGtattttttctgaaaaaaataaaactaattgAACTAATGAATAGACTTATGTTGGATTATGCAGCAAACAGTTTATTTATATCAATCTTACCTTTCCGCTAAATTTCTTCTCAAGTTCTCTAACTAGTCTGGGTTGAATCTTGCGGAAAGCTTTCCTCAATCTAAAAGGAACATGAATAACTACCGCCTTCTTGCCTCCAGAAACATCAATCTGCCTGTAAACGTTAACGAATGGGATTATAGCATATTTCACAAAAGGAGTAGGGCCAACGCTCAGGAGTAGTGCCAAGCTATGCAAAAAACACACAGCCAAGTAGAACTTACGAGGCAGAGTTGATGTAAAGGTCTTTCAAGTCACTCTTAATCTCTTGGTTTGTGTTTTCCAAATCAAAAAGAGCCTGTATACAAGTCAACAAAATGCACATCATGATGAAGTGCGTCTTCAATAAGGAAAAAAGAGAAAGCAAGAGTAAGGACCTGGGTAACATTCTCCTCAAATTCAGTGGGGTCAGCATTTTTGTCCTTGTGAATCTTTTGCGCGGCAGTGAACATCTTGAAAGAACCTTTATGCTAATAAAGACATGTCAATCAAAATTTAGTTTTATGCATTAAAGGAGGAACTTCTGACCTCAGGGCACACGggatcaaataaataatcatgaaaaaTAGATTGCTCAAGGGGGAAATAAAACTCATTTTATTTGTGTAAGGAAAAATGCTGAGCCTCCCCAATTATTTCTGAATTTCTAGAACAAAAATTGGACGACTCCCCAAGAATATTAACTTTTTCTTTAGTTAAGGTAGATGCATTCATGCAATTCAGAAACTTTTTACTACATCTAAAAAAAATGGTTCGGGCGACAAGTCTCAGAGCAGTCAAAAGAAAAAATTCTGCATATATGTTAATCCAGCAACCAATGCAATTTGATAAAAACGGTTCCTTCGAccttcacaaaaaaaaaaatatcatcacGAAGATTCTAAAAATCAAC
Protein-coding sequences here:
- the LOC142516027 gene encoding small ribosomal subunit protein eS7-like, with protein sequence MFTAAQKIHKDKNADPTEFEENVTQALFDLENTNQEIKSDLKDLYINSASQIDVSGGKKAVVIHVPFRLRKAFRKIQPRLVRELEKKFSGKEVVLITTRRILRPPKKGSAVQRPRTRTLTSVHEAILEDIVYPAEIVGKRTRYRLDGSKIMKVFLDPKAKNDTETKLETFAGVYRKLSGKDVVFEFPITEA